From Polyodon spathula isolate WHYD16114869_AA chromosome 26, ASM1765450v1, whole genome shotgun sequence, one genomic window encodes:
- the LOC121300927 gene encoding methionine-R-sulfoxide reductase B1-like: MSFCSFQGGEVFKNHFKPGMYVCAKCGYELFSSTSKYEHSSPWPAFSETVHKDSLSKYEERKDALKVSCGKCGNGLGHEFLNDGPQRGQSRFUIFSHSLKFVPKDKVDGALVGQ; the protein is encoded by the exons ATGTCATTCTGTAGCTTTCAAGGAGGTGAGGTatttaaaaatcactttaaacCTG GTATGTACGTGTGTGCCAAATGTGGCTACGAGCTGTTTTCCAGTACATCTAAATACGAGCATTCCTCCCCGTGGCCAGCCTTCTCTGAGACCGTCCACAAAGACAGCCTGTCCAAGTATGAAGAAAGAAAGGATGCGCTTAAG GTTTCCTGTGGAAAGTGTGGGAATGGTCTGGGCCACGAGTTTCTAAATGATGGGCCCCAACGCGGGCAGTCGCGTTTCTGAATATTCAGCCACTCGCTGAAGTTTGTCCCCAAAG ACAAAGTCGATGGTGCTTTGGTGGGACAGTAA